The Raphanus sativus cultivar WK10039 chromosome 2, ASM80110v3, whole genome shotgun sequence genome includes a region encoding these proteins:
- the LOC108841177 gene encoding probable indole-3-pyruvate monooxygenase YUCCA1: MNSPPPPLPPRHQTDHQTKQIILVHGPIIIGAGPSGLATSACLSNRGVPSLILERSDSIASLWKSKTYDRLKLHLPKHFCRLPLLDFPDNFPKYPSKNEFLDYLELYASHFRIVPRFNENVQNAAFDTSSGLWRVKTLNKTEYLSKWLIVATGENADAYVPEIPGIVKFSGGEIIHASEYRSGEEFRQQRVLVVGCGNSGMEISLDLVRHNASPHLVVRNTVHVLPREILGLSTFGVGMTLLKCLPLSLVDKFLLLMASLSLGNTDRLGIRRPKTGPLELKNITGKSPVLDVGAMSLIRSGKIKIMEGVKEITKNGAKFMDGQEKEFDSIIFATGYKSNVPTWLQGSDFFTKEGMPKTPFPNGWRGGKGLYTVGFTRRGLLGTASDAVKIAGEIADQWRDEIKGSIKNRCSSSFVLISKS; encoded by the exons ATgaactctcctcctcctcctctccctccTCGCCACCAGACCGACCATCAGACCAAACAGATCATCCTCGTACACGGACCCATCATCATAGGAGCCGGTCCTTCCGGTCTCGCCACGTCAGCATGTCTCTCAAACCGTGGAGTCCCATCTTTGATCCTAGAACGCTCCGACTCAATAGCATCTCTATGGAAATCCAAAACGTACGACAGACTCAAACTCCATCTCCCAAAACACTTCTGCAGATTACCCCTCTTGGACTTCCCTGATAATTTCCCAAAATACCCTTCTAAAAACGAGTTCTTGGATTACCTTGAGTTATACGCTTCACACTTCCGCATCGTCCCGAGGTTCAACGAGAACGTCCAAAACGCTGCTTTCGACACGTCCTCCGGTTTATGGAGAGTAAAGACTCTAAACAAGACAGAGTACCTCTCGAAATGGCTTATTGTGGCTACCGGTGAGAACGCAGATGCTTACGTCCCGGAGATTCCGGGGATAGTAAAGTTTTCCGGCGGGGAGATTATTCACGCTAGTGAATACAGAAGCGGCGAAGAGTTCAGACAACAGAGGGTTTTAGTCGTGGGATGTGGAAACTCCGGCATGGAGATTAGTTTGGATCTTGTTCGACATAACGCTTCTCCTCATCTTGTTGTCCGAAACACA GTCCATGTGTTGCCAAGGGAGATACTTGGGTTATCAACGTTTGGAGTTGGGATGACACTTCTTAAGTGTTTACCGTTAAGCCTTGTTGATAAGTTCTTGTTACTGATGGCTAGTCTTTCGCTTGGAAATACCGACCGGTTAGGGATACGCCGACCAAAAACTGGTCCGCTTGAGCTAAAGAATATCACTGGGAAAAGTCCGGTTCTAGACGTTGGAGCTATGTCTCTTATCAGATCTGGCAAGATTAAG ATAATGGAAGGTGtaaaagaaataacaaaaaatggAGCAAAATTTATGGATGGTCAAGAAAAGGAATTTGACTCGATCATATTTGCCACTGGTTACAAAAGCAACGTGCCTACTTGGCTTCAG GGAAGTGATTTTTTCACGAAGGAAGGGATGCCGAAAACGCCGTTTCCTAACGGCTGGAGAGGAGGTAAAGGATTGTACACGGTTGGGTTTACGAGGAGGGGACTACTTGGAACAGCGTCTGATGCCGTTAAGATCGCTGGGGAAATAGCTGACCAGTGGAGAGACGAGATCAAGGGGTCCATCAAGAATAGATGCAGCTCTAGTTTTGTACTCATCTCCAAATCCTGA
- the LOC108842915 gene encoding transcriptional corepressor LEUNIG isoform X2 has product MSQTNWEADKMLDVYIHDYLVKRDLKATAQAFQAEGKVSSDPVAIDAPGGFLFEWWSVFWDIFIARTNEKHSEVAASYIETQMMKARDQQMQQSQHPQVSQQHQQQQQQIQMQQLLLQRAQQQQQQQQQQQQQQQHHQQQQQHQQQHQNQPPSQQQQAAPQHQQQPTAQQQQQRRDGSHLANGSANGLVGNNGDQVMRQNPGSGSALANNKAYEERIKMPTQSQRESLDEASMKRFGDNSGQLLDPNHASMLKSAGASGQPAGQVLHGASSGMSPQVQGRNQQLPGSAVDMKSDINTVLTPRTAVPEGSLIGIPGSNQGNNLTLKGWPLTGFDQLRSGLLQPQKPFMQSPQQSFHQLNMLSPQHQQQLMMAQQNLNSQSVNEENRRLKMLLNNRSMSLGKDGLGGSVGDVLPNVGSSLQPGGSLLPRGDTDMLLKQHQQQGGGNLAQPQALSQHALSNQQSQSSNHNIQQQDKLGGGGSMTMDGSMSNSFRGNEQVLKNQTGRKRKQPVSSSGPANSTGTANTTGPSPSSAPSTPSTHTPGDAVSMPNLPHGGGSSKAVIMFGTEGTGTLTSPSNQLADMDRFVEDGSLDDNVESFLSHEDGDQRDTVGRCMDVSKGFTFTEVNSVRASTSKVTCCHFSLDGKMLASAGHDKKAVLWHTDTLKPKTTLEEHTAMITDVRFSPNLPRLATSSFDKTVRVWDADNKGYSLRNFIGHSSMVTSVDFHPNKDDLICSCDNDGEIRYWSINNGTCSRVYKGGSTQTRFQPRVGKYLAASSANVASVLDVETQACRHSLQGHTNPINSVCWDSSGDFLATVSEDKVKVWTFGSGNEGECVHELSCNGSKFQSCVFHPTYPSLLVVGCYQSLELWNMSQNKTMTLTAHDGIIASLAVSTATGLVASASHDKLVKLWK; this is encoded by the exons ATGTCTCAGACCAACTGGGAAGCTGATAAAAT GCTGGATGTCTACATCCACGACTATCTGGTTAAAAGAGATTTGAAAGCTACAGCTCAGGCCTTCCAAGCTGAAGGAAAAGTTTCATCGGATCCAGTCG CTATTGACGCACCTGGTGGATTTCTGTTTGAGTGGTGGTCGGTCTTCTGGGATATATTCATTGCTAGGACCAATGAGAAGCATTCCGAGGTTGCTGCATCTTACATTGAG ACACAGATGATGAAAGCGCGAGACCAGCAAATGCAACAATCTCAACACCCACAGGTCTCCCAGcagcatcaacaacaacaacagcaaatACAAATGCAACAACTCTTGTTACAGCGTGCACAACAACAGCAGCAACAGCAGcaacagcagcaacaacaacagcaacatcatcaacagcagcagcaacacCAACAACAGCATCAAAACCAACCACCTTCTCAACAGCAGCAGGCAGCGCCTCAACACCAACAACAGCCAACAGCACAGCAGCAGCAACAGAGGAGAGATGGATCCCACCTTGCAAATGGATCAGCAAATGGACTTGTTGGTAATAACGGCGACCAAGTTATGAGGCAAAATCCTGGGTCTGGGAGTGCCTTAGCAAATAATAAGGCATACGAGGAGAGGATCAAAATGCCTACTCAGAGTCAGAGGGAGTCCTTAGATGAGGCCTCTATGAAG CGATTCGGGGACAATAGTGGGCAACTGTTGGATCCAAATCATGCTTCGATGCTGAAATCCGCTGGAGCTTCCGGACAGCCTGCAGG GCAAGTGCTACATGGTGCAAGTAGTGGTATGTCTCCACAGGTTCAAGGTCGAAATCAGCAACTTCCTGGGTCTGCCGTG GATATGAAAAGTGACATCAACACTGTGCTCACTCCTAGAACTGCTGTTCCAGAAGGGTCCTTGATTGGAATTCCTG GTTCAAATCAAGGCAACAACCTTACTCTTAAAGGGTGGCCACTCACA ggatttgatcAGCTTCGTTCTGGTCTTCTTCAGCCGCAAAAACCATTTATGCAGTCTCCGCAGCAGTCTTTTCACCAACTCAACATGTTGAGTCCGCAACATCAGCAACAGCTCATGATGGCTCAACAGAATCTAAATTCACAATCCGTCAATGAAGAGAACAGAAGACTGAAAATGCTACTGAACAACCGGAGCATGAGCCTCGGAAAAGATGGCCTTGGGGGTTCTGTTGGGGATGTGCTACCTAATGTTGGGTCGTCTTTGCAACCTGGTGGCTCTCTTTTGCCTCGTGGAGACACCGACATGCTACTAAAG CAGCATCAGCAGCAGGGTGGTGGAAATCTAGCACAGCCACAGGCACTTAGCCAGCACGCCCTTTCTAATCAGCAATCACAGAGTTCGAATCACAACATTCAACAACAAGATAAACTAGGAGGGGGTGGTAGTATGACGATGGATGGTAGCATGTCAAACTCTTTTAGAGGAAATGAACAG GTGTTGAAGAATCAAACTGGGAGGAAAAGAAAGCAACCGGTTTCGTCTTCTGGGCCAGCTAATAGTACAGGAACAGCCAACACTACAGGACCATCACCGAGCTCAGCACCTTCTACACCTTCAACTCATACTCCTGGAGATGCGGTTTCCATGCCTAATCTGCCTCATGGTGGTGGTTCCTCCAAAGCAGTAATTATGTTTGGCACTGAGGGGACTGGGACTCTTACATCTCCATCAAATCAGTTG GCTGATATGGATCGATTTGTGGAAGATGGGTCACTTGACGACAACGTTGAGTCTTTTTTATCCCATGAGGATGGTGATCAACGAGACACTGTTGGACGGTGTATGGATGTTAGTAAAG GTTTCACGTTTACTGAAGTGAATTCAGTACGTGCGAGCACAAGCAAAGTTACCTGTTGCCACTTTTCCTTGGATGGAAAAATGCTTGCTAGTGCCGGACAtgacaaaaag GCTGTACTATGGCATACTGACACTTTGAAGCCAAAGACCACACTTGAGGAGCACACAGCTATGATAACAGATGTTCGTTTTAGTCCAAACCTGCCTCGGCTTGCAACTTCTTCATTTGACAAAACTGTCAGGGTTTGGGATGCTGATAAT AAAGGTTACTCCCTTCGTAATTTCATCGGACATTCTTCTATGGTTACGTCAGTTGATTTCCATCCCAACAAGGATGATCTCATATGTTCCTGTGACAATGACGGCGAGATTAGGTACTGGAGCATCAACAATGGAACTTGCTCAAGAGTGTACAAG GGTGGTAGCACTCAGACGAGGTTCCAACCACGTGTTGGAAAGTATCTCGCTGCTTCTTCAGCTAATGTTGCATCTGTACTAGATGTTGAAACACAAGCTTGTCGACACTCTCTGCAG GGCCATACTAATCCGATAAACTCGGTGTGCTGGGACTCTTCTGGTGACTTCTTGGCAACGGTTAGTGAAGATAAGGTGAAAGTTTGGACGTTCGGGTCAGGTAATGAAGGAGAATGTGTTCACGAGCTAAGCTGCAATGGCAGCAAGTTCCAGTCTTGTGTTTTCCATCCGACTTACCCTTCTCTACTCGTAGTCGGTTGTTACCAG TCTTTAGAACTGTGGAACATGTCACAGAACAAGACGATGACTTTGACTGCTCACGATGGGATAATTGCGTCACTGGCGGTTTCAACTGCAACGGGATTGGTTGCATCGGCTAGTCACGACAAGCTTGTGAAGCTGTGGAAGTGA
- the LOC108842915 gene encoding transcriptional corepressor LEUNIG isoform X1 produces the protein MSQTNWEADKMLDVYIHDYLVKRDLKATAQAFQAEGKVSSDPVAIDAPGGFLFEWWSVFWDIFIARTNEKHSEVAASYIETQMMKARDQQMQQSQHPQVSQQHQQQQQQIQMQQLLLQRAQQQQQQQQQQQQQQQHHQQQQQHQQQHQNQPPSQQQQAAPQHQQQPTAQQQQQRRDGSHLANGSANGLVGNNGDQVMRQNPGSGSALANNKAYEERIKMPTQSQRESLDEASMKRFGDNSGQLLDPNHASMLKSAGASGQPAGQVLHGASSGMSPQVQGRNQQLPGSAVDMKSDINTVLTPRTAVPEGSLIGIPGSNQGNNLTLKGWPLTGFDQLRSGLLQPQKPFMQSPQQSFHQLNMLSPQHQQQLMMAQQNLNSQSVNEENRRLKMLLNNRSMSLGKDGLGGSVGDVLPNVGSSLQPGGSLLPRGDTDMLLKLKMALLQQQHQQQGGGNLAQPQALSQHALSNQQSQSSNHNIQQQDKLGGGGSMTMDGSMSNSFRGNEQVLKNQTGRKRKQPVSSSGPANSTGTANTTGPSPSSAPSTPSTHTPGDAVSMPNLPHGGGSSKAVIMFGTEGTGTLTSPSNQLADMDRFVEDGSLDDNVESFLSHEDGDQRDTVGRCMDVSKGFTFTEVNSVRASTSKVTCCHFSLDGKMLASAGHDKKAVLWHTDTLKPKTTLEEHTAMITDVRFSPNLPRLATSSFDKTVRVWDADNKGYSLRNFIGHSSMVTSVDFHPNKDDLICSCDNDGEIRYWSINNGTCSRVYKGGSTQTRFQPRVGKYLAASSANVASVLDVETQACRHSLQGHTNPINSVCWDSSGDFLATVSEDKVKVWTFGSGNEGECVHELSCNGSKFQSCVFHPTYPSLLVVGCYQSLELWNMSQNKTMTLTAHDGIIASLAVSTATGLVASASHDKLVKLWK, from the exons ATGTCTCAGACCAACTGGGAAGCTGATAAAAT GCTGGATGTCTACATCCACGACTATCTGGTTAAAAGAGATTTGAAAGCTACAGCTCAGGCCTTCCAAGCTGAAGGAAAAGTTTCATCGGATCCAGTCG CTATTGACGCACCTGGTGGATTTCTGTTTGAGTGGTGGTCGGTCTTCTGGGATATATTCATTGCTAGGACCAATGAGAAGCATTCCGAGGTTGCTGCATCTTACATTGAG ACACAGATGATGAAAGCGCGAGACCAGCAAATGCAACAATCTCAACACCCACAGGTCTCCCAGcagcatcaacaacaacaacagcaaatACAAATGCAACAACTCTTGTTACAGCGTGCACAACAACAGCAGCAACAGCAGcaacagcagcaacaacaacagcaacatcatcaacagcagcagcaacacCAACAACAGCATCAAAACCAACCACCTTCTCAACAGCAGCAGGCAGCGCCTCAACACCAACAACAGCCAACAGCACAGCAGCAGCAACAGAGGAGAGATGGATCCCACCTTGCAAATGGATCAGCAAATGGACTTGTTGGTAATAACGGCGACCAAGTTATGAGGCAAAATCCTGGGTCTGGGAGTGCCTTAGCAAATAATAAGGCATACGAGGAGAGGATCAAAATGCCTACTCAGAGTCAGAGGGAGTCCTTAGATGAGGCCTCTATGAAG CGATTCGGGGACAATAGTGGGCAACTGTTGGATCCAAATCATGCTTCGATGCTGAAATCCGCTGGAGCTTCCGGACAGCCTGCAGG GCAAGTGCTACATGGTGCAAGTAGTGGTATGTCTCCACAGGTTCAAGGTCGAAATCAGCAACTTCCTGGGTCTGCCGTG GATATGAAAAGTGACATCAACACTGTGCTCACTCCTAGAACTGCTGTTCCAGAAGGGTCCTTGATTGGAATTCCTG GTTCAAATCAAGGCAACAACCTTACTCTTAAAGGGTGGCCACTCACA ggatttgatcAGCTTCGTTCTGGTCTTCTTCAGCCGCAAAAACCATTTATGCAGTCTCCGCAGCAGTCTTTTCACCAACTCAACATGTTGAGTCCGCAACATCAGCAACAGCTCATGATGGCTCAACAGAATCTAAATTCACAATCCGTCAATGAAGAGAACAGAAGACTGAAAATGCTACTGAACAACCGGAGCATGAGCCTCGGAAAAGATGGCCTTGGGGGTTCTGTTGGGGATGTGCTACCTAATGTTGGGTCGTCTTTGCAACCTGGTGGCTCTCTTTTGCCTCGTGGAGACACCGACATGCTACTAAAG TTAAAGATGGCTCTTTTACAGCAGCAGCATCAGCAGCAGGGTGGTGGAAATCTAGCACAGCCACAGGCACTTAGCCAGCACGCCCTTTCTAATCAGCAATCACAGAGTTCGAATCACAACATTCAACAACAAGATAAACTAGGAGGGGGTGGTAGTATGACGATGGATGGTAGCATGTCAAACTCTTTTAGAGGAAATGAACAG GTGTTGAAGAATCAAACTGGGAGGAAAAGAAAGCAACCGGTTTCGTCTTCTGGGCCAGCTAATAGTACAGGAACAGCCAACACTACAGGACCATCACCGAGCTCAGCACCTTCTACACCTTCAACTCATACTCCTGGAGATGCGGTTTCCATGCCTAATCTGCCTCATGGTGGTGGTTCCTCCAAAGCAGTAATTATGTTTGGCACTGAGGGGACTGGGACTCTTACATCTCCATCAAATCAGTTG GCTGATATGGATCGATTTGTGGAAGATGGGTCACTTGACGACAACGTTGAGTCTTTTTTATCCCATGAGGATGGTGATCAACGAGACACTGTTGGACGGTGTATGGATGTTAGTAAAG GTTTCACGTTTACTGAAGTGAATTCAGTACGTGCGAGCACAAGCAAAGTTACCTGTTGCCACTTTTCCTTGGATGGAAAAATGCTTGCTAGTGCCGGACAtgacaaaaag GCTGTACTATGGCATACTGACACTTTGAAGCCAAAGACCACACTTGAGGAGCACACAGCTATGATAACAGATGTTCGTTTTAGTCCAAACCTGCCTCGGCTTGCAACTTCTTCATTTGACAAAACTGTCAGGGTTTGGGATGCTGATAAT AAAGGTTACTCCCTTCGTAATTTCATCGGACATTCTTCTATGGTTACGTCAGTTGATTTCCATCCCAACAAGGATGATCTCATATGTTCCTGTGACAATGACGGCGAGATTAGGTACTGGAGCATCAACAATGGAACTTGCTCAAGAGTGTACAAG GGTGGTAGCACTCAGACGAGGTTCCAACCACGTGTTGGAAAGTATCTCGCTGCTTCTTCAGCTAATGTTGCATCTGTACTAGATGTTGAAACACAAGCTTGTCGACACTCTCTGCAG GGCCATACTAATCCGATAAACTCGGTGTGCTGGGACTCTTCTGGTGACTTCTTGGCAACGGTTAGTGAAGATAAGGTGAAAGTTTGGACGTTCGGGTCAGGTAATGAAGGAGAATGTGTTCACGAGCTAAGCTGCAATGGCAGCAAGTTCCAGTCTTGTGTTTTCCATCCGACTTACCCTTCTCTACTCGTAGTCGGTTGTTACCAG TCTTTAGAACTGTGGAACATGTCACAGAACAAGACGATGACTTTGACTGCTCACGATGGGATAATTGCGTCACTGGCGGTTTCAACTGCAACGGGATTGGTTGCATCGGCTAGTCACGACAAGCTTGTGAAGCTGTGGAAGTGA